CGTTGCTGACCGAGGGGCGTTACGCGCAGGTCCGCCACCCGCAGTATCAAGCCGCCATTCTCGCGGGGCTGTGCTCGCTGGCCATCCACCCGAACGCGGCTCAGCTTCTGTGGTCGCTGATGATTGGCGGCACGTTTGTCGCCTTCATCCCGGTCGAGGAAGCCCAGCTGACCGCCGCCCGCGGCGACGCATACATCGCGTACATGCAGAAGACACCGTGGCGGCTTGTACCCGGCGTCTGGTAACGAACCGCGGGCGGAACCCAGGCTTGCCCCGTGCTGGTGCTGGCCGAGCACCGCGGGCGAGTCAGTCAGGGTTGGATGCGCGTCTTAATAAAGGCAGCGATGCGCTCGATTGCCTGCTGCCCCTCGGGAAGCAGGGAGGCGAAGGCCTGCCAGACGTGTATCATGTCCTCCCAGGTCTCCAAGCTCACCGCCACGCCCGCTTTGCGCGCGCGCTCCGCCAGGCGAATCGAATCGTCCAACAACGTCTCGGCAGTTCCCACCTGAATCAGGAGCGGTGGGAGCCCGGACAGATCAGCATACAGCGGGGCGGCGAGCGGCGTGCGCGGATCCTGGCCGGCGAGATACATTGCCGCCATCTTGCGCAGCGGATCACGCTGCACCATCGGGTCGACCGCCGCCTTGGTGGCCATCGACTCACCCACACCTTCAAGGTCGACCCAGGGCGATAGGCACACGCCTGCGGCTGGAAGCGGTTGTCCCGCATCGCGGAGCGCCACCAGTGTCGCCACCGTCAAGCCGCCGCCCGCAGAGTCTCCACCAATCACCATGCGCGACGGCGCGACGCCGATGCCCAGGAGCCAGCGGTAGGCCGCGGTTGCGTCTTCGACGGCGGCCGGATGCGGATGTTCGGGCGCTAGCCGATACTCGATCAGCAGCACACGGGCTGCCGCTGCCCGGGACAACCGCGCCGCCAGCTCCCGATGCGTCTTGATCGAGCCCATGACGTAACCGCCGCCGTGCAAGTACAAGATGACGTTCTCACGGCGCGCTCCCGGTGCCGTCACCCATTCCGCCGGCAGGCCGCCGGCATCGACCGGCTCGAACGTGACGTCATCCGGCAGCGGGGCTATCGACGCCAGTGCTTCGATGCCGGCGCGCATTTCGGCCACGCTGACGTCCGCCTCGAGCGGGCGAGCTTTGAGCATGTCGATGATCATTCCGAGTTCCTGGCTGGCCATGGTTCGCTCTCTCCAACGCGTTGGTGTGCTTCCCTCATAGGCGAAGGGTGCTCCGCTGCGCAAGACGCCAGGGTATCTTCGGAGCCGATGTCGCGGAACGCTTTCCTTCTCCCGCCGTTGTCGCTAAAACACTCCGCGTCGGGCGACCGGGACCCGCCGGCGCCTAGTCTGAACAAGGAGGAGCGCACAATGGGCAGAAAGGTTTTCGTTGTCGGAGTCGGTATGACCAAGTTCGAGAAGCCAGGCTCGAAACAGTGGGACTACCCGGACATGGCGAAGGAGGCGGGCAGCAAGGCGCTGCAGGACGCCGGTATTCCGTACGC
This portion of the Candidatus Binatia bacterium genome encodes:
- a CDS encoding alpha/beta hydrolase, with amino-acid sequence MASQELGMIIDMLKARPLEADVSVAEMRAGIEALASIAPLPDDVTFEPVDAGGLPAEWVTAPGARRENVILYLHGGGYVMGSIKTHRELAARLSRAAAARVLLIEYRLAPEHPHPAAVEDATAAYRWLLGIGVAPSRMVIGGDSAGGGLTVATLVALRDAGQPLPAAGVCLSPWVDLEGVGESMATKAAVDPMVQRDPLRKMAAMYLAGQDPRTPLAAPLYADLSGLPPLLIQVGTAETLLDDSIRLAERARKAGVAVSLETWEDMIHVWQAFASLLPEGQQAIERIAAFIKTRIQP